From a single Silene latifolia isolate original U9 population chromosome 6, ASM4854445v1, whole genome shotgun sequence genomic region:
- the LOC141587464 gene encoding uncharacterized protein LOC141587464, with protein sequence MQHPVYYISKSLLLAETRYTSFEKLALALVTASYKLRPYFESHTIRVITNYPLKTIMRKPELSGRMTKWSLHLSGYELQFEPKTTIKSQALADFVSDFCPATRGEAEEGMLTITGSQDSEIWTLYIDEASNARGLAWMASGLKVRNLRVYSDSLLVVNHVNNEYVARDSKMIAYLKIATEQKSKFRTFKITQVPRDQNVEADALATL encoded by the exons ATGCAGCATCCTGTGTATTACATTAGCAAGTCTCTGCTTCtcgcagagaccaggtacacttccTTTGAAAAACTAGCATTGGCTCTGGTTACTGCTTCCTATAAACTGCGGCCGTATTTTGAATCTCACACCATCCGCGTGAtaaccaactacccgctaaaaacTATTATGAGGAAACCTGAACTTTCGGGTAGGATGACTAAATGGTCATTACATCTTAGTGGGTATGAGTTACAATTCGAAcccaaaacaacaataaaatccCAGGCCCTAGCCGATTTCGTCTCTGACTTCTGCCCTGCTACCCGTGGGGAGGCAGAAGAGGGGATGCTGACAATAACGGGGAGTCAAGATAGCGAGATATGGACCTTATACATTGACGAAGCCTCTAATGCAAGGGGGCTGGCGTGG ATGGCGTCAGGGCTTAAGGTAAGGAACCTGAGGGTATACAGTGACTCCTTACTTGTGGTAAATCATGTAAACAACGAATATGTGGCACGTgattcaaagatgatagcctACTTGAAGATAGCCACAGAGCAAAAGTCAAAGTTTAGAACGTTCAAGATAACTCAGGTGCCgcgagatcagaacgtggaagcagacgccttGGCAACGCTATGA
- the LOC141587465 gene encoding uncharacterized protein LOC141587465: MAAPESYADSSFTRDIATVALPKGFSVLTMTLFDGTTDPCDHISQFKQKMMVTTATGASKEACMCKGFGSTLTGAALQWFVGLPNGTISSFADLVHAFNQQFSSSRRTPKQPSDLFNAEKVSLRGCDMSTAINAFRQGLDKESNLYKELTMYPCERFEEVQQRATAALRLEEDIQARKGITNFDKPGRRIPTEKKDEQAKPYNRPNISRIA, encoded by the exons ATGGCCGCACCAGAAAGCTATGCTGACTCGTCGTTTACTCGCGATATAGCTACAGTGGCCTTACCAAAGGGATTCAGCGTCCTAACAATGACCCTCTTCGATGGAACCACAGACCCCTGCGATCACATTAGCCAattcaagcagaaaatgatggttaCTACAGCCACAGGAGCCTCAAAGGAGGCAtgcatgtgtaaaggatttggttCGACCCTAACCGGAGCAGCACTACAATGGTTCGTCGGCTTGCCTAATGGGACCATATCTTCATTCGCCGATTTGGTCCACGCGTTCAATCAACAGTTCTCCAGCAGCCGGAGAACACCAAAGCAGCCAAGTGATCT GTTCAATGCAGAGAAAGTCTCACTTCGAGGCTGCGATATGTCCACGGCCATCAACGCCTTCAGGCAGGGCTTGGATAAGGagtcaaacctctacaaagaattaACAATGTACCCTTGTGAGAGATTCGAAGAAGTCCAACAGAGAGCTACAGCAGCATTAAGATTGGAAGAAGATATACAAGCTAGAAAGGGAATAACAAACTTCGACAAACCTGGCAGGAGAATCCCAACAGAAAAGAAAGACGAGCAAGCTAAGCCATACAACAGACCTAATATCAGCAGGATAGCATAA